The DNA region TGGCGTTGTTGTTAACTTAAGAAGCTTGTCTTTGGACCTTCCTCTGAGCAGTAGAAAAGAGTTATGATAACAAGGATCCAGTCGATGTATTAAAACATTCCATGTATTGTATTGAATGtctaataattcaactttatcATAAGCTttcaatatcaaatttcataagatttgtgcagTATATTCTTAtctacattataaatattaaaaaaaacactttgaaatataaataaataaattggagtCTTGAAACTAGGGGGCGTTTCagaataacatattaaattagtgaCTTCCTGAACCAtcctgtttttaattttttattgttaatagaaTCTTTACAATAGagaacatttcaaattaattaattaatgcagttcaattttataaaattgtacatgCACAATGATATTTAACAAGATACTACTTAATTTGTTGCTGATCTtcaaaaaaagttttgaattaGATAGTTTAACAAGAAGCTACTTTTTGGTCATTCTGTTCTGCTTCAATCCCAGAGTGCTTCTAGATAAATCTTACATCACATCCAGTTTACTTCTTCAGTAAGCTTTATAACAAGCTAAGAATCACTAAGTTTATTAGGGATTTCGTTGtccatcaattttaaatatacgataacatatattaaatcttttatatacaataattagcaaagttaaaatatattttaagttttgcaCACAGAAATTATGGTAGATTCGAATGCGTAAGACACATGCGCGTATGCAAAACACACTAATATCCCTGCATCTACTCCAATCCCGTGTTTAACACATTATTCAATCGCCTGCACTCCGTGGTTCACTACAAATCGGCACCACCTCGGAAGCATTGGAGACGACAAGTCACTGAAGTCAAATCATCGACATGTCTTTGTCCGGATCAGCATCTTCAGACTACTCATCCGACGAGTCTTCCGAAGACATCGGGTTTTACATGTCCGGAACGTCCGGATccgaagaaaattatattgtaacgcAATCGACACCATCGCCCAGGGTGCATCAAGATGAACCCTTGGAGACGAGGAATCGATCCATCCCGACTGCGGAAAACGGTGAGTTAATTTCTAGGAATTCGTGGGATTTtcacaatttgaaatttaaaatcgatTGTTTGAATTTGCgagaacatattaaaataaattaatttaattattttaatttagtttagtaattaaaattgtaactaaattttaataaattaatttacttaggGCTTGTATTGGcactttgtattttttattgttcagttgtctaattttaagttttgtaaTGTTTAAGCCAATTCCCtaatcaaaaaaaatatttattatttgtgtacCGGTGTATTGAGATATCAGTTAATTTCGCTGACAATACTGACGTCAAGTCATTGCCGATTTATctgaagatattttttttacgactgaggtatatttatttatacaggaTGTCACTAAAAGACCTTACAACGCTGCACCAGTATAAAATTGATCGATTTAATAGGCCAAACTCTAAAACACCGAATAatacaaagttttttttatcgtAAACTcgttagtttattaataaactacaATTTTATGTTCATCTTACAATACAGTAATAACTCAGGCACTGTTATTGTTAGTAACTACAACAATCATAATACTCACAGtaatccataaaattaattgtgctcatataatttttaaatatttttttcttccagTCATATCTTCATCCCTTATAGATCTGCCCGATATACCAGAAGTTGATTTATCTGAGTCGACAACTGACGAGGACGTATCCGTTGCTCCTGTAACCTTATCTAAGAATGGCACTATGAATGGAAATGATAAGGTGAAGGATATAAAAAAAGGGAAAACGGGcaagtttcattttatttatattataagtaattaattttcgttttggttattaagattctttatttttattaattaccttgattttctctattattttttaaatggcaaattaaaataatgtaataaattaatgattaaatgttGTTGCAGATGCTGCAGGAGCGGTGAAGTCCAGGAAACGTCGTCTGTCCACTGACAGTGAATcagactaaataaaaacatatttaagaaCTTTTAAGTTCcaatattatgaattatttataagaactGACcacttttactattattagccatttattattatttttgtttttatatttttgtattaattaatgttttaaataaaatattagtaaatcaCTCTTATATTTCTTCCTTAAGAACATTCAACTTAATTACGGTTTGTGAGTCCAAAAAGgtgtagtaaaattaataaacataaaatttttatatttcaattcacACCGTTAGAATTGAATGTTAGATAAGTCTAAATTGTGGTGACACAACAAAATCCAACAAACTTAGAAAataatgcaattttttattactttttaattaaggcaaatatgactaaaatattaaattttggcaacaatatttttatgttccaattataaaatagtgtAACTAgtgtaattaatcaaaatcgtagtcttaaatatttttttgttaaattataattttagaaatcgttgcatttctataaaattatttacagtttaattatttatcacctATATTGAAATGATAGGAATATATAAACAAGATATTGATACTATAAACATCTAAATGCCTAAAGATGCCAAACAAAACAATCACCATAAGAATTTGCAACTTCCGCAACTAATCatgaatgtaaaataatcCGATTGATATCTTTCAGGTGATTCAATTCTTtcgttttgatatttatttcctGTAATACAGtagtaatcaataatatttattttttttcctggGAATATGTCAAACTATTATTACAATTGATTGGTTTTGGCTGTTACAACTGTTTCCAATCTAGAAATACTAACTTAAGTGATAtaagcatttttttaataaatataaggtAATACCACAAAAAAATCTTCTTAAAATGCtttgatgtaaaaaataaacctaTCTTGAAAAGTTGTAAGAtctgaaaatctaaaaaaatataacaatgtttctataaatttccaaataataaaataaatgtaattaacagACATACATGatgtaactaataattttttcaaaaaccaCTTGTGacttaattttcaaacaaattatcgatggttaatgttaatgttgttaataatttatcctctaaacatattatttgttattaaagatgtttgatcatatttatttaaacgttttaaataaattgaactaaataaaattagttttttctttGTACAGAATAAGTTAGGTATTAATCTAATAACTCtttgaataaacatttattttaactatcgTATAAGAatcacaataatatttaaagtaaaatcggAATTTTggtgaaaaacaaaaatttacgtattattttaataacatttcatttattttacatttctttattttgtaaatgtatgaaattttaatataaaattttatataaaaataaggcGTAATCGAATGCGTAAGATACGTGcgcatcataaaaatatactcaAAACTCTGCCTGCGTGTTCACTGAACACTGTTGTTTATCAGTTCCAGAAAGGCATCAGTTGCTGCAAGCACATTTGCTGTTACGCAGCTAGTTACCACTCGTCattgtattattgtattaaatattcttcgaGATGTCGTCACCCAGATCATCTTCGGATGAATCGTCCTGTGAAGGAGTTAAAGAAGTTTGGACTGTCAAGGATGAAGATGACCGTAGACAATTACCGTCGTCTTCTAGCATAATTCGAAATGAACTTTTGCTGGTTACTCCATTCAACAAATTCGTGCAAAATAGTGAGttaatgtttttgtaaaattgtttatatctgGTCACGTATTAACTGAAAACAGAATAATTTTGAGTCACGGAGACATCGGAATGGAGAATTTCCAGTTCTTAGTCACGTTATACATAtccaatatacaaaaaattctttttaggCGCTTCTTCTGATCCAAAGACATCGGAAACATCAGTAGTTGAACTTGACTCATCTGATTCATATTTGAGTGATGATGTATTCATTGTGGAAGACCAAGACAATGACGGAAAGACTGTGAAGTCAACAAACCTGAAGATTGGTAAGTtcgattatgtttttattataaataaatgttgtaaaaCGTCGACAATTCGACTTGGAGGTcatattttggaaattattaatgtattagaGATGGAAAATATTACTAGCAAAATTGGTGCTAAAAGAATGTTctctttaaaagaaatttttattgtcttttcagtgttattttgttaattactgaatttataaaagatacaagtttttatgtaatttattattgttaatgtttattagTAATTCTTAACATGTTTCAGGTACAAACAAcagtgatgatgatgatgtctTGGTTCtagaaaatgaagaaaatacgCCATTGGTCACAAAACATGTTAAAACCggtaatttccatttttattatatagtaatttcttaatatattgaagtttacttcaattttttaaatatagccatgcaaattattattacaatgttTATTGGGGCCATATTGACACATGAAAGTCAAGGTAAGgttgaagaaaaaatagaaaatgtattGAACCTAAAACATGCAAAAATTGGTAACTTTAATTctagatttattataaaaattttaaattaaaaaaaaaataagttggtcagtgtaaatatgttttagactCCCAGTCAAAAGAAAATGAAGTAGTTATTGTAGACAGTGAAGATGATGATAATGAAAACATGAATAAGGCAGAGGGAGCATTCAAAGGAAAGGTCGGTAAGTTtctgaaaatatgaattaacatatatatgcagtggtggaaaaaagtatggaatatttatttaattttacttaacgTTTTCTCAAAGCTGTTGCAAAtctgaacaaatctaatttacttcAGGATTGGTCTATTAACCATAATGATCATTATATTCACAGGTTTctacttgttttttaataaaaaaataatttagtttggaaaaaagtattcataaaaaattaacaataactctATATTTTGTGATGTAACCTTCTTC from Aethina tumida isolate Nest 87 chromosome 1, icAetTumi1.1, whole genome shotgun sequence includes:
- the LOC126264328 gene encoding uncharacterized protein LOC126264328, giving the protein MSLSGSASSDYSSDESSEDIGFYMSGTSGSEENYIVTQSTPSPRVHQDEPLETRNRSIPTAENVISSSLIDLPDIPEVDLSESTTDEDVSVAPVTLSKNGTMNGNDKVKDIKKGKTDAAGAVKSRKRRLSTDSESD